A stretch of the Poseidonibacter parvus genome encodes the following:
- a CDS encoding efflux RND transporter periplasmic adaptor subunit, with protein sequence MIKNLLLICITSIYIFANDIELSGSVISDNEKIITSRNMGLIKDVYVNEGSFVKKGQLLYEIDSSNIDSLKQEALLNIKIQENNLANININYNRYKRLYKQDLVPKYDVEQLKLNLVNTKNMLLIAKAKLKEVNSQYSYLKIKAPNDGLIIKKSIKVGEMAMPLVPAFILTDLSSLKIKTDISESNLSKIKLNQEVDVNIPSINLNTKGQISAIIPNVNTITHSFILKVSFDKKDARVYPGMYSKLLIKPLN encoded by the coding sequence ATGATAAAAAACTTACTACTAATTTGTATTACATCTATTTATATTTTTGCAAATGATATTGAGTTATCAGGTTCTGTAATCTCTGATAATGAAAAAATTATAACAAGCAGGAATATGGGGTTAATAAAAGATGTCTATGTAAATGAAGGCTCTTTTGTAAAAAAAGGACAATTATTATATGAAATTGATTCATCAAATATTGACTCACTTAAACAAGAAGCATTATTAAATATAAAAATTCAAGAAAATAATCTTGCAAATATCAATATTAATTACAATAGATATAAGCGTTTGTACAAGCAAGATTTAGTTCCCAAATATGATGTTGAACAATTAAAATTAAATCTTGTAAATACAAAAAACATGCTTTTAATTGCAAAGGCAAAATTAAAAGAAGTAAACTCTCAATACAGTTATTTAAAAATAAAAGCTCCAAATGATGGATTAATTATAAAAAAATCTATAAAAGTAGGAGAAATGGCAATGCCTTTGGTTCCAGCTTTTATATTAACAGACCTTTCAAGTTTAAAAATAAAAACTGATATTTCAGAAAGTAATTTAAGTAAAATTAAACTAAATCAAGAAGTTGATGTAAATATACCTTCTATAAATTTAAATACTAAGGGTCAAATTTCTGCAATTATTCCAAATGTTAATACTATTACACATTCCTTTATTTTAAAAGTTTCTTTTGATAAAAAAGATGCCAGAGTTTACCCAGGTATGTATTCAAAACTATTAATAAAACCACTAAATTAG
- a CDS encoding SEL1-like repeat protein produces MRFVILCLIMFSILNASDLTKGNHEYIKQNYNEARELYKNSCDENRYVACYNLALLYQNGKSVKQDYNKAAKLYQKACDGGDVYNSCYNLALLYAKGKGLKTDYIKASKLYLKACEGDVFRGCHNAAYLFEKGIGAVKQDYSKAISLYDKACEGGLSQACMNLGVLYKHGRGIEQNYKKAKILYEKACLDGVSISCYNLGLLYAKGLGVTKDIIKANKLYKIGCDGGFGNSCMNLGVSYYEGRGISKNKTTAKNLFKQACSYGYEKACKYYEVLSKEGF; encoded by the coding sequence ATGAGATTTGTAATATTATGTTTGATTATGTTTTCTATATTAAATGCAAGTGATTTAACTAAAGGTAATCATGAATATATAAAACAGAATTATAATGAAGCTAGAGAACTATATAAAAATTCTTGTGATGAGAACAGATATGTAGCTTGTTATAATTTAGCTCTTTTATATCAAAATGGGAAAAGTGTAAAACAAGATTATAATAAAGCTGCCAAATTATATCAAAAAGCTTGTGATGGTGGAGATGTTTATAATAGTTGTTATAATTTAGCTTTACTTTACGCAAAAGGAAAAGGTCTAAAAACTGATTATATTAAAGCAAGTAAGTTATATTTAAAAGCTTGTGAGGGAGATGTTTTTAGAGGCTGTCATAATGCTGCATATTTATTTGAAAAAGGTATCGGTGCTGTTAAGCAAGATTATTCAAAAGCGATTTCTTTATATGACAAAGCATGCGAAGGCGGTTTATCTCAAGCTTGTATGAACTTAGGTGTTTTATATAAACATGGACGAGGTATAGAACAAAATTATAAAAAAGCTAAAATTCTTTATGAAAAAGCATGTCTTGATGGAGTATCGATAAGTTGTTATAATTTAGGACTTTTATATGCAAAAGGTTTAGGAGTTACAAAAGATATAATTAAAGCCAACAAACTGTATAAAATTGGTTGTGATGGTGGCTTTGGTAATAGTTGTATGAATTTAGGTGTATCTTATTATGAAGGAAGAGGTATTTCTAAAAATAAAACAACTGCTAAAAACTTATTTAAACAAGCTTGCTCTTATGGATATGAGAAAGCTTGTAAATATTATGAAGTTCTAAGTAAAGAAGGTTTTTAA
- a CDS encoding N-acetyltransferase, with translation MEIKFYKPNVTDIPAMQELVKAEVENGNILLRTEDEMANTIRSYIIVQVDGKIAGFTALHIHSARLAEVRSLVVSKQYRGFELGNKLVDECIKEAKEYKLEQVLSLTYAKSFFEKSGFRVIEKEAIPEHKIWADCIRCKHFPICDEIAMVFDL, from the coding sequence TTGGAAATTAAGTTTTATAAGCCAAATGTTACTGATATTCCTGCTATGCAAGAGCTAGTAAAAGCAGAAGTTGAAAACGGTAATATTCTTTTACGAACAGAAGATGAAATGGCAAATACTATTAGATCTTATATTATTGTGCAAGTAGATGGTAAAATTGCAGGATTTACTGCTTTACATATACATTCTGCAAGATTAGCAGAAGTAAGAAGTTTAGTTGTATCAAAACAATATAGAGGTTTTGAACTTGGAAATAAACTTGTTGATGAATGTATTAAAGAAGCAAAAGAGTATAAATTAGAGCAAGTACTATCCTTAACATATGCAAAAAGCTTTTTTGAAAAATCTGGTTTTAGAGTAATTGAAAAAGAAGCAATTCCAGAACATAAAATCTGGGCAGATTGTATTAGATGTAAACATTTCCCAATTTGTGACGAAATTGCGATGGTTTTTGATCTTTGA
- a CDS encoding efflux RND transporter permease subunit — protein MSNKEFSKSIDKDLNIAGKLSLAFINHPLTFIFGMFILILGYISLVFMPREENPQIKVSGGAVIVALPGASPSEIQKVIIEPLEKKIKEIKGVENIYSFAKDSVGIVQAQYFIGQDKEESNLKLYDQVMRNMDLMPSGAMQPIVKTMDIDTDIPIATIAFYSMKEDGKDLISQTQLYKEVNKITRQINKIQNVALIDLKGEKKEQYNILIDPNKISAYNLSIAQVMKQVQALSYKTPNIKGNTKDSNIVLFGVKNAIQSEKDIENIIVSYANNVAVYLKDIAKVQRTYDIQNDKEAQIYQKNQNGVFEEINQLTMSISKLNGSNSVIINEKIFEYMSLKKDDLLEKNIAFTITRDDGYTANEAVNSLVQNLLISIVIIAILLIFTLGFKEAMIVSLAVPMILSLTLFTGFLLDETINRITLFALLVSLGMLVDAAIIVIENIHRHRKENKDIDITVLSINATNEIGNATNIATLAIIMTFIPMFFVGGMMGQFMHPLPVFVSISLVMSLFVAYSFTPYLIKKIYKAKK, from the coding sequence ATGAGTAATAAAGAGTTTTCAAAAAGCATAGATAAAGATTTGAATATTGCAGGTAAGTTATCACTTGCATTTATAAATCACCCTCTTACTTTTATATTTGGTATGTTTATTTTAATACTTGGTTATATCTCACTTGTATTTATGCCAAGAGAAGAAAATCCACAAATTAAAGTAAGTGGAGGAGCTGTTATTGTAGCACTTCCAGGAGCAAGTCCAAGTGAAATACAAAAAGTTATAATTGAACCTTTAGAAAAAAAGATAAAAGAGATAAAAGGTGTTGAAAATATTTATTCTTTTGCAAAGGATTCTGTTGGAATTGTGCAAGCTCAGTATTTTATAGGACAAGATAAAGAAGAGTCAAATTTAAAGCTTTATGATCAAGTTATGAGAAATATGGACCTAATGCCAAGTGGTGCAATGCAACCAATTGTAAAAACAATGGATATTGATACAGATATTCCAATTGCTACAATTGCTTTTTATTCAATGAAAGAAGATGGAAAAGATTTAATATCTCAAACACAACTTTATAAAGAAGTAAATAAAATAACACGCCAAATAAATAAAATACAAAATGTTGCATTAATAGATTTAAAAGGTGAGAAAAAAGAGCAATACAATATTTTAATAGACCCAAATAAAATATCAGCTTATAACCTTTCAATCGCTCAAGTTATGAAGCAAGTGCAAGCACTATCTTATAAAACTCCAAATATCAAAGGAAATACAAAAGACTCTAATATTGTACTTTTTGGAGTAAAAAATGCAATACAAAGTGAAAAAGACATTGAAAATATAATAGTTTCATATGCTAATAATGTAGCAGTCTATTTAAAAGATATAGCAAAGGTGCAAAGAACTTATGATATTCAAAACGATAAAGAAGCACAAATATATCAAAAAAATCAAAATGGTGTGTTTGAAGAAATAAATCAATTAACAATGAGTATTTCAAAATTGAATGGTTCAAATTCTGTAATTATAAATGAAAAGATATTTGAATATATGTCTTTAAAAAAAGATGATTTATTAGAAAAAAATATTGCTTTTACAATTACTAGAGATGATGGATATACAGCAAATGAAGCGGTAAATTCACTTGTTCAAAACTTACTAATTTCAATTGTTATAATTGCAATATTGCTTATATTTACACTAGGATTTAAAGAAGCTATGATTGTATCACTTGCTGTTCCTATGATTTTGTCACTTACATTATTTACAGGTTTTTTACTAGATGAAACAATAAATAGAATTACACTATTTGCGCTTTTAGTTTCTTTAGGAATGCTAGTTGATGCTGCAATTATTGTAATAGAAAATATTCATAGACATAGAAAAGAAAACAAAGATATAGATATAACAGTACTTTCAATAAATGCAACAAATGAAATAGGAAATGCAACAAATATTGCAACACTAGCTATTATAATGACTTTTATACCTATGTTTTTTGTAGGTGGAATGATGGGTCAATTTATGCACCCTCTTCCTGTATTTGTTTCAATATCACTTGTAATGTCTTTATTTGTAGCTTACTCTTTTACTCCATATTTAATTAAAAAAATTTATAAGGCTAAAAAATGA
- a CDS encoding efflux RND transporter permease subunit, which yields MRLENFILSILESKTKSFLVYFITFILFVLSIATFPTEIIKAKMLPGKDSNTFSIYVDLKDGSSKFQTKEVTRCISKNLQKNELVTNISVFIGEGQPLDFAALVKQSALKDKQSQAEIMVNIKKAQDRDITSYNLISNIREQIQSNCSLYDANIKFIELPAGPPVLASIVAEIYGGKNFENRREFSKKIATILKQQASLVDIDIMADKDYIKYDLVLDNNKIVKSAVSLEQVKNILYLAYEGMEISVVNENNAENQIPIFLRLDDSRLLKDSSIDSLENKLQMLKVVNSNGNMIAISSFVTIKKVIKEPTLTSKNLNMMINVIAETNKDSQIYPLLDARTQMLEDLSNEYIVSKTDMLNLSFENKTTSEKFDLVFDGELKVTIDTFIDLGGAFIIALVLIFFLMVMYYKSFALSGGIVLASFISIVGVIFAHVIMDLITADIFYLTATSLIGFIGLIGINSRNSTLIIDFSKQLVIEKDMSINQAIAKATATRSKPIILTVLTMVFASSLLATDAVFGGLGVALIGGTLISYIVSMFFVPVIIKNQIKKIIN from the coding sequence ATGAGATTAGAAAACTTTATATTAAGTATTTTAGAAAGTAAAACAAAATCTTTTTTAGTTTATTTTATTACATTTATTTTATTTGTTCTAAGCATTGCAACTTTTCCCACAGAAATTATAAAAGCAAAAATGCTTCCAGGAAAAGATTCTAATACTTTTTCTATTTATGTAGATTTAAAAGATGGTTCTAGTAAATTTCAAACAAAAGAAGTTACAAGATGTATTTCTAAAAATCTTCAAAAAAATGAGCTAGTTACTAATATTTCAGTATTTATAGGAGAAGGACAGCCTTTAGATTTTGCAGCTTTAGTTAAACAAAGTGCTTTAAAAGACAAGCAATCACAAGCTGAAATAATGGTAAATATCAAAAAAGCTCAAGATAGAGATATTACAAGTTATAATCTAATAAGTAATATAAGAGAGCAAATACAATCAAACTGTTCACTATATGATGCAAATATCAAGTTCATTGAACTTCCTGCTGGTCCTCCTGTTTTAGCTTCTATTGTTGCTGAAATATATGGTGGTAAAAATTTTGAAAACAGAAGAGAATTTTCAAAGAAAATTGCAACTATTTTAAAACAACAAGCCTCACTAGTTGATATTGATATTATGGCTGATAAAGATTATATAAAATATGATTTAGTTCTTGATAATAATAAAATTGTAAAAAGTGCTGTGAGTTTAGAACAAGTTAAAAATATACTTTATTTAGCTTATGAAGGTATGGAAATTTCTGTTGTAAATGAGAATAATGCAGAAAATCAAATACCTATATTTTTAAGACTTGATGATTCAAGATTATTAAAAGACTCAAGTATAGATAGTTTAGAAAATAAATTACAGATGTTAAAAGTTGTAAATAGTAACGGAAACATGATTGCAATTTCCTCTTTTGTAACAATTAAAAAGGTAATAAAAGAGCCAACACTTACATCAAAAAATTTAAATATGATGATAAATGTAATTGCTGAAACAAATAAAGATAGCCAGATATATCCACTTTTAGATGCAAGAACACAAATGCTTGAAGATTTGAGTAATGAGTATATTGTAAGTAAAACAGATATGTTAAACCTATCATTTGAAAATAAAACTACAAGTGAAAAATTCGATTTAGTTTTTGATGGTGAATTAAAAGTTACTATTGATACTTTTATTGATTTAGGAGGGGCTTTTATTATTGCATTAGTTTTAATATTTTTCTTAATGGTAATGTATTACAAAAGTTTTGCACTTTCAGGAGGAATAGTTCTTGCTAGTTTTATCTCTATTGTAGGAGTAATATTTGCTCATGTAATTATGGATTTAATAACAGCAGATATTTTCTATTTAACAGCAACATCTCTTATTGGCTTTATTGGACTTATTGGAATAAACTCTAGAAACTCAACTCTAATAATTGATTTTTCAAAGCAGTTAGTAATTGAAAAAGATATGAGTATAAATCAAGCAATTGCAAAAGCAACAGCAACACGTTCTAAGCCAATTATACTTACAGTTCTTACAATGGTTTTTGCATCTTCATTACTAGCAACAGATGCTGTTTTTGGTGGACTAGGAGTTGCGTTAATAGGTGGAACATTGATATCTTATATTGTATCAATGTTCTTTGTTCCTGTAATTATAAAGAATCAAATAAAAAAGATAATTAATTAA
- a CDS encoding LPS export ABC transporter periplasmic protein LptC — MDIKLFNYSLLILAAGAYFIPVDNVIKDDDSKDIPLVIFEKPIMHTLNEQNVSRTVNASHVIRYKTRDEMFDADVFLRNNLKEKNFKIETLKAQVIIKKGDDLTLRRDVKYKRDDFITLNTNELNYNLKTRLAQNSVAYDGNYYNNYVKGTNLYLDAFNSNMKSDNIHFEIEVKNKK; from the coding sequence ATGGATATAAAACTTTTCAATTATTCATTACTTATCTTGGCTGCAGGTGCATATTTTATACCTGTAGATAATGTAATAAAAGATGATGATAGTAAAGACATCCCTTTAGTAATATTTGAAAAACCAATTATGCATACTTTAAATGAGCAAAATGTTTCAAGAACAGTAAATGCAAGTCATGTCATTAGATATAAAACACGAGATGAAATGTTTGATGCAGATGTTTTTTTACGTAATAACTTAAAAGAAAAAAATTTTAAAATAGAAACTTTAAAAGCACAAGTTATTATTAAAAAAGGTGATGATTTAACTTTAAGAAGAGATGTTAAATATAAAAGAGATGATTTTATAACTTTAAATACTAATGAATTAAATTATAATTTAAAAACACGATTAGCTCAAAATAGTGTAGCTTATGATGGTAATTATTATAATAACTATGTAAAGGGTACAAATTTATATTTAGATGCTTTTAATAGTAATATGAAGTCAGACAATATACATTTTGAAATTGAAGTAAAAAATAAAAAATAA
- the yihA gene encoding ribosome biogenesis GTP-binding protein YihA/YsxC, with protein MRIVEANFMESAQSIQDSPSPDKAEVAFLGRSNVGKSSLLNTLTNRKGLAKSSSTPGKTQLINYFNIKFKTDKEAMPFLYARFVDLPGFGYAKVSKSLKRDWNSNLTGYLEQRPCLQIFVHLIDSRHIGLEIDKNVDEFLKATKRGDQIIINAFTKIDKLKKNDLQKLKRNNPDGIFISNLKKQGVIDLQNKITEYLFGN; from the coding sequence ATGAGAATAGTTGAAGCAAACTTTATGGAGTCAGCTCAAAGTATACAAGACTCTCCAAGCCCAGACAAAGCTGAAGTAGCTTTTTTAGGTAGATCAAACGTAGGTAAATCTTCTTTACTAAATACATTAACAAATAGAAAAGGTTTAGCTAAATCATCTTCTACTCCTGGAAAAACACAGCTAATAAACTACTTTAATATTAAGTTTAAAACAGATAAAGAAGCAATGCCTTTTTTATATGCAAGGTTTGTTGATTTACCAGGCTTTGGTTATGCGAAAGTTTCAAAAAGCTTAAAAAGAGATTGGAATAGTAATTTAACTGGATATTTAGAACAAAGACCATGTTTACAAATTTTTGTACATTTAATTGATTCTAGACATATTGGATTAGAAATTGATAAAAATGTTGATGAGTTTTTAAAAGCAACAAAAAGAGGTGATCAAATTATCATCAATGCTTTTACAAAAATTGACAAATTAAAAAAGAATGATTTGCAAAAATTAAAAAGAAATAATCCTGACGGTATATTTATTTCTAACTTAAAAAAACAAGGTGTAATTGACCTTCAAAATAAAATTACGGAGTACTTATTTGGAAATTAA
- a CDS encoding TolC family protein has product MNKMFLSLLLITSAYSQTLNFDEALKQTFKNNKDLKNHKLDIELSNLDIEKINSISYGTLSFEEQINRTNHSGYVFNSKLSSREASFNDFGAIQYDGTSSSLDITPDNLNNPKARNNFNTKLNYDIPLFTGFKLSNQKDILKLKKKIYEIKYNSKTNELSYEVLKAYNAAVVAKEFIKAVNKAKESINLVVKTANAFHKEGLVTKIDVKQAKAYKLSINSKKIQAENKYDLALQYLRFLTSNDEITDVKELKNINISDLDYDVLYKNALDNKNSLKMQELNKKIRKKNIEVANSQFYPNVYSHLEYGFNDDKFTLSNEKDYYNAVIGLKYTIFDNTRNAEKEKKKIQYKQANLNYEKLKDYTKLQLQKALLEYKAKEKILKERKEEVLLASDIYKQSELMYKNQLISMTELLKQEANLRNSKAELILAKYEKSLAKANIALISASDFTQETKKVKK; this is encoded by the coding sequence ATGAATAAGATGTTCTTATCATTATTGCTAATAACTTCAGCTTATAGTCAAACATTGAATTTTGATGAAGCTTTAAAACAAACATTTAAAAATAATAAAGACTTGAAAAATCACAAACTTGATATTGAATTATCTAATCTTGATATTGAAAAAATAAACTCTATTTCTTATGGAACATTATCTTTTGAAGAACAAATAAACAGAACAAATCATTCAGGTTATGTTTTTAATTCTAAGTTATCTTCAAGAGAAGCTAGCTTTAATGATTTTGGAGCAATTCAATATGATGGAACATCAAGTAGTTTAGATATAACACCTGATAATCTAAATAATCCAAAAGCTAGAAACAACTTTAACACAAAACTAAATTATGATATTCCATTATTTACAGGATTTAAACTATCTAATCAAAAAGATATTTTAAAATTGAAAAAAAAGATATATGAAATAAAATATAATTCCAAAACAAATGAACTCTCATATGAAGTCTTAAAAGCTTACAATGCAGCAGTAGTTGCAAAAGAGTTTATAAAAGCGGTTAATAAAGCAAAAGAATCTATAAACCTTGTAGTTAAAACAGCAAATGCTTTTCATAAAGAAGGCTTAGTTACAAAAATAGATGTAAAACAAGCAAAGGCTTATAAATTAAGTATTAATTCGAAAAAAATACAAGCAGAAAATAAATATGATTTAGCCTTACAATACCTAAGATTTTTAACATCAAATGATGAAATAACAGATGTAAAAGAATTGAAAAATATAAATATTTCTGATTTGGATTATGATGTTTTATACAAAAATGCATTAGATAATAAAAACAGTTTAAAAATGCAAGAGCTAAACAAAAAAATAAGAAAAAAGAATATTGAAGTAGCTAATTCGCAGTTTTACCCAAATGTATATTCGCATTTAGAATATGGGTTTAACGATGATAAATTCACACTATCAAATGAAAAAGATTATTACAATGCAGTTATTGGATTAAAATATACTATTTTTGATAATACAAGAAATGCTGAAAAAGAAAAAAAGAAAATTCAATATAAGCAAGCAAATTTAAATTATGAAAAATTAAAAGATTATACAAAACTTCAATTACAAAAAGCATTATTAGAATATAAAGCAAAAGAAAAAATACTAAAAGAAAGAAAAGAAGAAGTTCTTTTAGCAAGTGATATTTATAAACAATCTGAATTAATGTATAAAAACCAACTAATTTCAATGACAGAATTATTAAAACAAGAAGCAAATTTAAGAAATAGCAAGGCTGAACTTATCCTTGCAAAATATGAAAAGTCTTTAGCTAAAGCAAATATAGCTTTAATCTCTGCTAGTGATTTTACACAAGAAACAAAAAAGGTGAAAAAATGA
- the lptA gene encoding lipopolysaccharide transport periplasmic protein LptA: MKLVLSLLMFSTFLLAQTQQLIIDAKNFEANDKKGISVFTGNVKIQMGKDKLNAQKVEMFFVNRKGSTNKVPSKYIATGKVDFEIVTDTKHYVGNGDKIIYSPLKQEYTVMGNGFLQEKNDDRKIYGDKIYVNQLSGEAKVNGSDKKPVRFIINVERGSEK; encoded by the coding sequence ATGAAACTTGTATTAAGTTTATTAATGTTTTCGACATTTTTATTAGCACAAACGCAACAGCTTATTATTGATGCAAAAAACTTTGAGGCAAATGATAAAAAAGGTATTTCTGTATTTACAGGAAATGTAAAAATCCAAATGGGAAAAGATAAATTAAACGCACAAAAAGTTGAAATGTTTTTTGTAAATAGAAAAGGAAGTACAAACAAAGTTCCTTCAAAATATATAGCAACAGGAAAAGTAGATTTTGAAATAGTTACAGATACAAAACATTACGTGGGAAATGGTGATAAAATTATATATTCTCCATTAAAACAAGAATATACTGTAATGGGAAATGGATTTTTACAAGAGAAAAATGATGATAGAAAAATTTATGGTGATAAAATTTATGTAAATCAATTATCAGGTGAAGCCAAAGTTAATGGAAGTGATAAAAAACCTGTTAGATTTATCATAAATGTTGAGCGTGGCTCAGAAAAATAA